ctttttctggcacaatatgatcttttccaataattcgggctgtattgcaatctcaaacagcttttcggtaccggctccggttaccttcacttctatttccattttctcaaaatctcttataaactctccaaaagacattatcatcttgagtctctcctttttactaagggcatcagccaccatattggctttccccgcatgctaaagaatctcccaatcattattcttgattagctctaactgcctcctctggcatatgttgagctctttctacgtgaaaatgtactagagcacttatggcttaggtaattctcgtacttctctccatacaagtagtgcctcaaatctttagggcaaaactattgccacgagcccaagctcatgggtggggatatcgaattttaaattcccttaattgtcttgatgcagacgcgattatcttgctgtgctatataagaagcaccctaattccttatgcgaagcgtcacttacaaatcacaaaatctcattttccatccggcaacgccaacatagggaacgtcaccaacctttgcttcggttcttaaaagttgttctcgcatttctctgtccattcgaacttctcagtcttacgagtaagccgcgttaaaggggctactatctttacaaacttgaacgaacctctggtagtgaccggccaatcctacctctggtagtcgacccaaccatggtcatcaattcatcagtggtcctttatccaatcctgtcagaatcctccatgggatcctcctcaacaactatcccttctaggacaacatcctcaaccgctaaatcctcaatatcaacatcatccggtcctgcattaggacactctatcggatccacaatccgatctccaattagtaataaacatcatcgcgctgttgctcctcaacctcagggttcggagtcccgctactatatacgataacgaactacgctcctatcacgatatttataagggttcccataagggttttaactgtcagtgctacgttaggtagcccgactatgaacttggcaagagttcttattatcttagttaacttattatcttaacgtcccatcatctctgaggtttataacgcttagctctgataccatttctgtaacacccccaaatccggggtcggggatccgggttgtcacgagttctatttcccttaacaacacccaatcttaataaataatcaactactctgtactgtgaccccacaataaacacacacaccacaagttatagtctcagagatgaatatccaaaaataatcacaagtcgttttattccacaattatatgccaatacaccttaaacaggtttctgaataaatttacatttctttgccattattacaattcataaatatacataatctgatacatcaaaagttgaaatcctagcctattggtagttcctacctcagctatggcggcatcagtgcttctagaaaactgcggaacgtctcctaacctcttgcgaatcgggagcttggtccggttcatcttgtctatctgatgttgtgtgatgaaagaagaaagcaagggtgagcagcaagcccaccaaaataatatgtataatgattaacaatatatgagccttctcatagtactcatgaaagtcttggtcaaaagaaatgaaccaagttgatatcttaatgcgatgaagtcgcaaaatattcagtatatatatatatacatatatacttttcaaaatattggaagtcctcttccatgcacaatatacacaaagtcccaatgtataactgtataaaaaaaatatcgttgcaaggtgatctcatatatctaaccttgtctcaacgtttttctgaaaatctttgtcattcataagacaattattaattagatgtAAGTTtcaaagatgaagttacaagataccccaatatacttatatctttcccaaatactacttgaactaccaccgttcaagttataattagcttcaaaagttcatcacatagatgagactataaggcaagatttgaatagattaaatctttaaaatattatcaaaataaaatgaagttacgagatacttcatttgatgtaaacatcattttgaaaacttgaccctgccaacactcaacaatcgcccaaccgtagcctttctatcgaagtgctctgggtagtgttgcagaaattatccaattggatgatgaactcattacgggagtttgccgcgccaggaagaccacttacgatgatcagtcgtagtagtacaaccccaccattttctacatgtagaggagaacctgtcggatttacttgtcaaccgaacactgaactcctaaggaatggaccgccttagcggaacttccaggccatttgggccaatataataaggctgggccggcgctactcggccacttacgccactcctagttcagatgaaatccatgactctgaaacgtaaagcttgtccccactttccccaagtagaaacttgttgatacggctccaccaagaagtcgtatctatttggaaaggagaactcaccgatatttcccaggcgatgcctgttaatggattaacttgatccaagaattttacttcccgagtgttgggtaagtaatcaattcatttatcaaaacagcaaccttgttgcgaatataaaacacaccacagagccggatccctcaggttttgagcgagtatttaaatccccttcgaaaggaggatcttaaaaaaaatgattttgggatccgctctaacttttaaaaaaatcattttgaagactcgcaaaacatttttaagaatgtttggagtgaagctgatttaatgaagtaaatcagttcCCAGAATATTtggaaaatgtctgaatattattatttaaataatattcccataaagaataatctttataaaataattgaagtagaagtattaaaacttatacttgaaatgaatagcaaataatcaaagatatacttatacaaaagtaatatctttatttgaataatcaaaagtaagtttgattatcgacaccttattctttaatacaataaagaatattattaagtaataagcggagtcataatacctcgaatgaatactataaataatattcataaaataaaggagtcatacatcctcaaatgaatatccaagtaatattcaataataatataaactgagtcataagccctcgaatgaatattcaaataatattcaaataataaaataaactgagtcataagccctcgaatgaatactcaaattaatattcaattaagtaaaataaaggtatcgaataaaccttattcgatccatagttttaaaaactatatccatatatatataaatatatatatataatatactcgggaacatcgactcccggtttagaaatatgttcaccttttatcccctatactaagggtatacgcaactacttgcttatttctagcataggtattatgcaactataagcattgaaatcaacagatagataaccagattacgaaacagacatgcatatataccatatcagcatgctccaatatatcgcaaaatttgctaataacaatcatgcactatcacaagataatgcatatacatatatttacatcacaacaacagtatatcgggtagaaaacttgcctgagtgctcccggatagacttacgcttagagtgggtccgataacctatgaacaacaacataagtcggaattaaaccccggtcgcttaagaaactagactttaaccatttagagtcctaatgttcgctttcgcgcttaacggtttacttaagtcgctcgagtactctcggctccaccatttttaataaattaaccattaagggttttaaggcgattccttctcgagtgacttaccaactgcctaaaacacttaccataaatgtttcatgcattaattaaccctttttggtctttaacctacatttcaaagtaaggcgggggggggggggaaagtttcgttcgcgaaacgccgttacttgaaacggtcgtttctcctaaaccgtgcatcggaatcgaacgaactacatatcaaaacgaagctcgtaacatgagctatctaaacatggcagtggtcataatctagcagggggttctcgggtcctaatgctatgcacaaaaacagtccaaagaaaatcggacgttacgacggctatgtttacgcgatttcccaattttaaaccatacaaaaccaaccacaaaccaacctcaatccaacatacaaccaacatccatccttatcacatcataacaaccccaacaaatccatattaaccatttatacttattcctcacatgaactaaaagctttacttaggttctttaactaattaccaagatttacaactccaacaatacaacaaaaccaactaatctctacaaactcaaccaaacttcaaccaatcaagcatcatgcctcacatatgctatatcaaacacattcaatcctaattactcaaaactaaagctagggtttgtagtttataccttccttggagagtggagaatcaagagaatggcttggaatcacccttaaagtccttatccaagcttaatctaaacaaaacttcaagaacacaaattttagttcttgaaaacactattcaccatcttctttcatgatttatagaaaaagattggcttggaattagaagcttaaacttataggaagtatgtaactatccatggggaagcttagataattaccttgctaaatagtaagtggaggagcttggacttccattttctaagaaaagcacccgagagcttcaaggagaagaagagagattttttgtgttttgtgatttgttttgcttggttgctagatttttgttttgttttaggccaattacccatttacccttgattttgtgtggttaacaatccaccacatttccttcccttctatgtcatgcttgcatcactttgctatgtcatcctcccttccttgtcctcttctcattggttgggtgacatcacttcctctaatccctttgcttaacttcctaattgtttgcctaatgaccgctgatctgttatacggttcgcttaactttcgttttcatttatcgtttgaaggatcatacccgggatcttattacttaggttcccttaacctttctcaatacattgtattccttttatgatcctctcttataatcctttaatttaaatcctttttatcctgttaccttatactcaattctctccgtatctagtggatttccgggaaaaatcaaagtgttcggaattggattctgacgatctttacatacacttatatcccatataaagtactaataaaatctcagaatatccatatcagaacccctacatagtgtggcatgaaaagttttctcgttcagcaaaaacactattcataagggtttcaaaatttctcaaaaattggggttattacagttgaTTGGTTACAACTcgtatctcccttccctggaagtagtgtctgagcTTCCTGGATGCTGTGACTAAGGCAAAAGCAAACTTTTTTAGCCTCAGGTACCGGGTCTCTAcatcttttagcacttggctcacataataaactggttgTTGTTTTCCATTCTCTTTCCTGATCAAGGTTGCTCCAACTGCCAGGGCCCCTGCTGACAGGTAAAGGGATAGGGGTTCCCCGGGTTGAGCTTTGGTTAACACAGGGGGTTGAGAAAGGTACCTTTTTATTTCTtcaaatgcgctttggcattccggctccaattaacttctctcttgttggttgctccttttaacaggtcaaagaagggtaggcatcTTTCAGCTAGCTTTGAGATGAATCTTCTGAGTGCAACtagtgatcctgctagcttctgcacgTCTTTTTGTGTTCTGGGGGCCTTCATCTCttggattgcctttatcttttctgggctggcttcaattcctcggttgcttatcatgaatccaaggaattttcctgcccctactccaaatgtgcatttttctagattgagcctgagtgagtattttctcaaATAGTCGAAGCATTCTCTCAGGTCTCCTATGTGCCGGGGATGCTTGTAGACTTTGCAATCATGTCGTCGACATATGATTCTaggttccttccaatctggtctttgaagattttattcattaCTCTTTGATATGTTGTTCCCGCATTGGTTAATCCGAAGGGCAGCATTACAGAGGCATAGACCGCCCTGTGGGTGATGAAGGCTGTTTTTAGGATGTCTTTGGGATTCATCTTTatctggttgtaccccgagtaggcgtccatgaaacttatCATTACGTGCCCAGAAGTTGCatcgatcaattgatcaatatttggcaaggggttggggtctttggggcatgcactgttcaagtctgtgtaatcgatacacattctccattttccgtttgcttttttcaccatcactacatttgccagccattccgggtacttgacttcgcatattattccagcttttagtagtttctcaatttcttcatcgattgctttctgcctttccggggcaaaatttcttctcttttgcttgactggcttcctctctgggttgacgtccaagctatgcatcgctatggattcatccaaccCGGGCATGTCTCTTGGTGTCCAAGCAAATATGCCAGAGTACCCTTGGAGTAGCGAAACCAGGTCTTTTCTGAAATTAGCCTCGAGCCCGGATCCTATCTTTATCTTTTTGGAAGGATTGATTTTATTGATCGGAATTGTTTCCGTTTCAACGACTGCCTCTATCTTTGATTGATCCATGTTTGATACCATCTGCTATATCCGAGCCTCTGTATTCTTCTTCATATAAAACTGAGCCTGGGCTGTCATCTCTTTATTGTTTCTTTCTTCAATCATTTCtgggttggttgcttgcacaTTAGGGTTGGTTTGGCCAAGGCCTAGGCCCAATTCAATCCCTtctgtgacttggttgcttttttgctcttCTGAGCTTTATTTGGTTGCTTTTGGGTCTGAGAGGGACTCTATGATCTGAACTTCTTTTCTCGCATCATCCCTCGAGTGTGggcgatgtttcttaatactttgCTGTTTCCGGAGCACCACAGCCTTTCTCTTGTTGTCTTGATGAGTTTCAGCCATTACCAGAGCCtggctataacatctttcagctacctCATAGTCTCCCTTGATTTCTCCTACTCCGGTAGGAGTTGGGAATTTGATTTTCAAgtgtgatatggaggtgattgcttggatcctAGTCAAGGCTGAGCGCCCGATTATGCCGTTGTAGGATGAAGGAGTATTGATCACGTAGAACTTTATCACATGGGTAACTTGGTTTGAGCCCGATCCAAATATAACTGGTAAGTATaaagttccttggatcgggaccaagttgttTCCGAACCCGTACAGAGGGTCCTCTTGGCATTCATTGGAGCgtacgctcccaagcttcatccTGTCCACAGTATGTTTGAAGAGTATGTCTACTGAGGATCCATTATCAATCAACATCCTTCTTACTTCGTTGTCAAAGATATCAAGTGTTACCACCAAGGCTTCGTTGTGATTCGGGTTGACCCCTTCGTAATCCTTGCTGCTGAATGAGATCAtcatctccgggtaggattgAATGGAGAATACCTCATCTCCTGAGCCCGGGCTCCTAGGGGGAGAGTGTGAACCTCCCAGGACCACATTCACCATATTCTTACCTTTTCTTTGCCTTTCTTCTCTCTGATTTTTCTCCCTTGAGATGTATTGATTCAGGTTGCCTTTCTTGACTtgatcttcaatgaagtattttaaagagagACAATTTTCAGTCTTGTGTCCATGGGTTTCATGGTAGTCGCACTGcctgttgtaaggcctgctctctggTGGAGTCTGCATTGGTTTTGGAGGATAGTAGAATGGATTTCCCTTGATTTCTTTCAGTATCTCTTCCCGGGTCCTGTTTAGTGGTGTCCACTCTGGCTCTTGCCTAGGCTCCCTTGCCTACCTAGGTGGACCGGGATCATTTTTGGATTCTGTTTTAGGGCCCAATCTTTGGAATATTGGGGTGTTTTGTACAACATTTGTTTGCtgggtttggttgctttgtttgaactttttctcctgatggtaaccccctttcggtcggtcatcagaagatttgttcctgtttcctccattccgagtcattctcatcGCCTGGAGAACGTCTATTTCTTTTATGAACCGGGCTGCCATAGAATAAACCGCGGCCAGGCTTTGGGGTTCTTTGTTTATCAACTCCACAATATACCTCTCGTTGTGTTCTGGATCCAGGTTTcttcgaaatatgcttagagcctccctttcatcgagattcaaaactttgttgatggcttcctggaaCCTCCGCATATAGGCTGAGAGTGCTTCGTTGTCATACTggcggattgtctccaggtggcacatgtgcatttcatgtgttttgttggctctgaatcttctaaggaaggctccTCTGAATTCTTTCCAGGAGTTGATGCTTCTCGatgggattctgctgaaccatctttgagccccccctttgagggtcgaggcgaagaatctggatttcgtcaaatcattgtaatagtatatctgagctatctgttcaaagtagttgaggtgctcttccggatcTCCCAATCCGTCGAAAGAGTCGAAGTTGTAatgtttgagatttttctgtcgagGGATGACTTCTAAGGAGTGACTGAAGGGCGTGAGGGTCTCCCCAACTTTCAACCCGgaatctttctccatttttctctggAGCTCGTAAATCATGTCTTTGAGATCTTTCTGACCCTCCTCTTCGTCATCAGAAATGAGTTCGGGAGTAGGGTCCCTCCGAGTTCTTTTGCCTCTTGTTTTTGCTAGGAGTCTCTCCTCCTCCAGCTGCAttcttttctgatttttttgttcCAGCTTTTCCTCTTCttcctttcttatcttttctctgatttcttctaattttttctttctggttgcttctATCTCCTTCTTACTAGGCTCTTTTTAATTCTTTTTTGCCTTAACcccaattcggtcgaagacagatctcctggattgctgagagtccccagactcttcttgctcatcatcttgttcaaattccatctgagcccgggcttgttcatctctgtagagcctgattgcttcagcaagttcatggcttgttaagttagccatatgctcctctgcaactggaacattggtgtacttgtactgattgagctctatgacatTTCTAGCTTCCCTGACCGGGGTATGCTGTAtcagtggttgctcctggaaggtCTCCCTGTCTCCTCCGGGTTCTTGAACTTGAGAGGGGTCTTGATCCTGAATATGTgtactggcggagggcctaccaacggtactttttcctgctcttgccattaccacaattgtacaaacaactgaccaagatttgaggctacaaATGTGGATCTGAGGTTGTTTTTTTGAATGTTACAAAAAAAatccagaataacagcaagcaaaCTTTCTGAGTTTTGCTAACAATAATGCTAAGCAAGAACAGCAGGCTCTTGAACacaaaagaaaatatgcaagctaaaacagttctgggttttaaaattaccaagactatcaaaccccaggcttcaaaactatcaagattatcaaaccctaaacaaccaaaacttaacaaacaagagcgggctcacacaaacgtggcctaaagtaACGAGCTCACACAAATGTCGCTAAAATGAACATTCATATTCAATAAAGGGTTTGGTTGCTTGTGTTCTTACAGGTTTAAAAGTGGACTCTCTCAAAagtttgctgatgaagatgaatccaggggcaccgagacccaaggatggagcgcccctccttctagcgccaaatgataactccggtgagcgggcggctccatctgacggcgttcctggaccttctgtgcGCGGATGAGGTTTAGCTGttggttgggcgcctgcaaaacaacaccggaaggggggtttggctcccacggcgcctccggtgtaagaataagaacaggctttggagaagatgaaggtatgTATATTTATGTAGAGGCTGCTGTGTGTATGTGTATGGATGTGTATATGTGATGGCTGCTGTGTGTTTATGAATATATGAGAGTGTGTGAGTTTGCAAGGGTGAATATTTTCCCACCCCCAAACCCTTcagccttgggggtatatatagccccaaggtagggtttaggggtaattacctctaaatctgggccgttggatcttgggagcggAGGATGCCTGACTTGGgggattgcttacacgtgtccaggggaggaccacctccagagtgtcctaacggccttctgacacgTGTCGTGCTTGTCTGGTGCGTTGGTTattgatagctgtcatagtcacgtgcccacgtacccttgcttggcgggttgtgggatgtgcatgtgTTTGCTGAGACCCCCCTCATGGTTGTCTTGGCCCCGATCTGGATCCGGGTATGCAGGTGGATCCAGATCCGGGTATGCAGGTGGATCCGGATCCGGGCAATAGGATAGACCCGggcctgggagaggggggtcttggTAGGTTAGTTGAGCCTGTATTCCTTTAGTCCAGGTTGACGCCTAtccgggtctcttataccctatcagtattccttgagtctgtaaaagtgtttagtagattagactgggggatttttctgtgaacagtttcaagttaaggaataaactctggaagaagattaagtcatgatcatgccctcagagaaaagatgtagaagcttggagttgaataatgttgttccaggaaaaatgttctaagtcaagatatcgacaagtcacagatcaaggtatatcgagaagtcattcaagaagtctaaaatgacttgtagagaagtccaaaatgtcttatagagaactctcagagatatcgacaagtcaaatgaagacatagagaactggagatatcgacaagttatttccacatgtagagatctcagagatatcgacaaatcaaatgaagatgtgaagaattggagatatcgacaagtcaatttctcatatagagatctcaaagatatcgataagtcaaacgGTGTATATAAAGATCTTagggatatcgacaagtcacttttacatgtagagatctcagagatatcgataagtcatttcacACATAGAaaactggagacctcgacaagtcaaatatacctatagagaactcagagatatcaataagtcattatatttatcgatatgtcacttctctatagaacaattggagatctcgacatactatctcaaattcagtatacagacaagttcaagatccaagattatcagtcaacaaacaattcattcactgaattggaaagtctacaaaagcagcttgaagaatacaagataaagggccaagattaactggacaaatgGTGGTCATTGATCTGCAAGATTTTGCACATATTTGCTAATACCGAAAAAGAAAATAGACAGTATTACTTTAGAAtttagtttagtacattttagtgcaagttttgtaaatacgtgctgctagtctataaagcatgcacgagTCTTTAGTTTCCAAGTAACAAACATATctaaattttcttttattctctcCAGATAAGAGTTAGTGGTATTCTAACAGCGGCAGTCAATGGGTGCCAGAGCTGAGTacttattttcttaagaacacaaatttgtagcaagacaaacttgattaatacaattaagtgagtttttgatatattgtgtttgtgtgaATTCAGTTAAACAAAATATCTACATTTCTTAAACTGCTTTATTCAAACCATAATTCATTATGCTTAAAACCaagaaaaatccaagaaacacattcaccccaccTATGTGTTACATTTCatagcattcaatatctaacaagtggtatcagagaaaaatctgaaagtaaacatattagtatcttggaagaatgagtaCTCAGAAATTGACAAGCATTAAGATACCTGCTTTTGACATGATCAACTACACACTATGAaaaaaaatgatgttgttcataagaatggccaatcccatgtatgttcagattctcaagaatggacaTTTTATTCCTATGGTAAGAATTTTTGAATTTACAGAAGAAGATATGGTCATACCAGCACATTATACACCTAAAGACCCTTCAACCTACACATagcctgaaaaggaaaaggttGCGCTGGATAGCAGTTTACAACTCATATTaattgagtctcttgataatgtaatgtacaacaacattatgAACTGTGATTCTGCTAAACTAAtttgggagaagattgagatactgtgtgaggggacagaggaagttagatctaaccaAAAGAGAATCTTGGtgtcacaatatgagggtttcatgactaaacctaaagaaggaattactgaagtttttgaaaaattcaataaattgattaatgacttgcaactacatgataaatattatgatgCCAAGGAGGTTAACCTAAATTTTTTGCTTACCCTTCCTGGCCATCTTGAACAAAAGATATCTGTTATTAGAGAaagaagagacttgagcagaatgacattGGAGGTCTTAAGGTCTTATATGGGATTCTAATAACATATGAGCTTGAGATGTTATAGAGAAAGTCATTGAAGGCAAACTAAGGACATGTAATTGATGGATCTAGTGCCTTGATGGCCAATGACAGTACAATGCTTAAAGATGAACAAGAAGCTCAAACTCCAGTCACCCATGTtgttgagcaaaagaacaaggagcCCCAGAAATAAGTCTTATTGAAGCTAGAAGAGGATGAATATTACATCCTTGATGAACTAGATGAGATGAATCA
The sequence above is drawn from the Apium graveolens cultivar Ventura chromosome 2, ASM990537v1, whole genome shotgun sequence genome and encodes:
- the LOC141691006 gene encoding uncharacterized protein LOC141691006, which encodes MQTPPESRPYNRQCDYHETHGHKTENCLSLKYFIEDQVKKGNLNQYISREKNQREERQRKGKNMVNVVLGGSHSPPRSPGSGDEVFSIQSYPEMMISFSSKDYEGVNPNHNEALVVTLDIFDNEVRRMLIDNGSSVDILFKHTVDRMKLGSVRSNECQEDPLYGFGNNLVPIQGTLYLPVIFGSGSNQVTHVIKFYVINTPSSYNGIIGRSALTRIQAITSISHLKIKFPTPTGVGEIKGDYEVAERCYSQALVMAETHQDNKRKAVVLRKQQSIKKHRPHSRDDARKEVQIIESLSDPKATK